The nucleotide window GCCCGCCATTTACTGGTCGATAGTGGCGTTGCTGTGGTCTGTTTCCCTGTTCGGCGTCAACCTTGCCCTGGTTGTAACAATACCGGTGCTGGTGTTTTACGCGCGCCTGTCGCGGCAGGTATTTATTCGCATGCTGTTGTTTACACTTGTTTGTTGGGCGCTCTGTGCGTTGCTTGAATACGGTTTTGGCGGGCTATGGCAATGGGCGCTGGCGGTGTTTGTGATTGCCTGGGTTGCCCAGTTCATAGGCCACCACATTGAAGGCAAACGTCCTTCATTTCTTACTGACCTGGCTTTTTTATTAATCGGCCCGGCGTGGATATTTTTGGGAAGTCCCGATGCTGAAACTCAAACCTGAATGTGAGCGTTGCCACAAATCGCTACCGCCAGAGTCCACCGAGGCAATGATCTGTTCGTTTGAATGTACCTTCTGCAAAGATTGTGTGCAGGGTGAACTGGCAGGTGCGTGTCCGAACTGTGGCGGCAATTTTCAGTTAAGGCCGATAAGGCCAAGGAAGCTTTTGGAAAAGTACCCTCCTGAGAGACTTTAAATACTAAGTATTTTTTCTGCTAACTTTTTAGTAAATCAATTGTTGGGAAGCTGAGGGACAAGGAGAAAAATGAAAAAAATATTCTGGTCAATCGTTTTATGCCTAATAACATTCTTGAGCTGCCAAGCAGATAAGCTGCAGGTCAATGACGTTGTTCTCTATTACGAAGTTCATGGGAATGGTAAGCCACTGCTGTTGATTCATGGCGGGTCAGGATCGGTGGATAGCGTTAGAGATTTAATTGCGCCATTGGCCGAGAATCACAAGGTCATTGCTATCGATTTAAGAGAACATGGTTACAGTACGCCGTCTGACAAATCACTTTCCTACGCATTGGAAGGCGAAGATATTATCGAGTTGATTAAAAAACTGGATTTAGGGAAGGTTGATTTTGTTGGGCACAGTGATGGTGGGATTGTTGGTTTATACATTGCTATGAAAAACCCCGATATGATAAACCGCCTTGCAGTCGTGGGTACAAATTACCACTTTGATGGTTTGCCAGGCGGCATTCGCGACTATATAGCAGCTCTGACTGAAGAAAACATGAGCGCTGATGCACGGCAAGATTATTTAAAGCACTCGGACAATATGGACGGATTTGCAGAATTTGTGGCTGAACTAAAAAATTTATGGCTCACAGGCCCGGTGTGGACAGAGAAGGATCTTGAAAATATACAAGCAAAAACTCTAGTAGCAGTTGGCGACAAGGATTTTATTACTCTTGAACATACAATCAGCATGTACCGCGCTATTAAAAAATCTGAGCTTGCGGTCATACCCGGGTCAGAACATTCGATTCATAAAATCAATGTGCCATTACTGAACGCTATCCTCGTAGATTTTTTCAGTAAGTAATAACCTACCTTATACAGGGGGGTATCGCATGGCAATGAGGAAAAAACCTGCGACTAAATCCCCCTCGATCTGCTCGCCGCCCGAGGTTCGCAACCCGCAGCTTGTTAATCATCAACTCCGATCAAATCAAACATAAACGCATAAACCAGCGCGGTTTCATGGAGCCGTTTAAAACGTCCGGATGCGCCGCCATGGCCGGCTTCCATGTCGGTTTTAAACAGCAGGCGATTATTGTCGGTTTTTAACTCTCGCAGTTTCGCTACCCATTTCATGGGCTCGAAGTATTGTACCTGTGAGTCATGCAATCCCGTGGTGACCAACAGGTTGGGGTAATCTTGCGCTTTTACTTGGTCGTAGGGGGAGTAGGAGAGCATATAGTCGTAGCTGTCTTTGTTGTTGGGGTTGCCCCATTCGCCGTATTCGTTGGTGGTGAGTGGGATACTTGCATCCAGCATGGTGGTCACTACGTCCACAAAGGGTACCGCTGCGTGCATGCCCTGGTACAGGTCTGGTGCCATATTGGCCACGGCACCCATCAACAGCCCCCCGGCGCTACCGCCTTGGGCAAATACTTTATCGCTGGCGGCATAGCCTCGTTCCACCAGAGCCTTGGTGACATCAATGTAATCGGTGAATGTATTGATCTTTTCAAACATGCGGCCTTGTTCGTACCATTGCTGGCCGAGCATTTTGCCGCCACGAATATGGACAATGGCGTACACAAAACCCCGGTCCAATAGAGACAGGCGTGAGGAGCGAAATTCCGGCTCGATGGTGGCGCCGTAAGAACCGTATGCGTACTGCCACAACGGGTTGCTGCCGTCTTTTTTGAACAAGGACTTTTTGTACACCAGGCTTACCGGCACTTCCACACCGTCTCGGGCGGAGACAAAAAGTCGCTCGGCGCGATAATCCGATGGATCGAAGTCACCCAGCACTTTCTGTTGCTTTTTCAGGTCTTTGGCGCCACTGACTAAATTGATGTCGTACGTGCTATTGGGGGTGGTGAGTGACGTGTATTGCACTCTCACCGTATCGCTGTCCAGCTCCGGGTTGTTGCCGAACTCGGCAACGTACAACGGTTCATCAAAGCGAATAGGAAGACTGTCGCCGTTGTCTAATTGCAGAACGGTCAGCTGGGTTTGCCCCCAGGTCTTCTGACTGAGTACCGCGTGATTTTTAAACAGCTCTACGGATTCCAGATAAACCTCTGGGTTGTGGGGAACCACTTCCTGCCATTGGTTTTTATCACCGCTGTGTTGCTGGTGTACCTTCATCAGGCGGTAATTTTCAGCGTTCCAGTTGGTGTGTATGTAGTACCAATCGCCATTTTTTTGAACGCTGTATTTGAGATTTTTTTCCATGGCGTGGAAGGCCTTGAACTCACCTTTCGGGGTGTTCGCGTCCAATACCAGCATGGCTTCCTCATTGGTGCCATCCTGGTAGATATAGACCGTACTGTCGTCTTTGGATTTGCTGATGCCAATATAGAGTTCGTTGTTGGCCTCCTCGTAAACCAGCACGTCATCGGTTTGCGGCGTACCCAAGGTATGGCGATACACTTGGTAGCCCAGTAAGGTTACAGGGTCTTTTTTAATGTAGAAAACGGTCTTGTTGTCGTTGGCCCATACCACTGAACCGCTGGTGCCGGTCAGCTTGTCATTCAGCAGCGTATCGGTACCCAGGTTTTTAAAACGAATGTCGTAAATGCGGCGGCTGAGTGTGTCGGCAGAATAGGCCAGCATGCGATTGTCACTGCTGACACTGAAAGTACCCAGGTTAAAGAAGCTGTGTTCGGCAGCCAGCTGGTTAACGTCCAGCAGCACTTCGTGCTCGGCATCGACCTGGTCTTTGCGGCGGCTGTAAATCGGGTAATCCTTGTCGCCGTTAAATTCTCGCTGATACCAGTAGCCATTGCTGCGCACGGGCACCGAGCTGTCGTCTTTATCAATGCGGCTTACCAGCTCGTTATACAGTTTGTCCTGCAGTGGTTTGGTGTGCGCCATTACCTGTTCCTGGTAGGCGTTTTCCGCTTCCAGGTGGGCCAGTACTTCCGGATCTTTGCGCTGGTCATCGCGCATCCAGTGGTATTTGTCGATACGAGTGTGGCCGTGAGTGACGAATTCGTAGGGAATCTGTTTGGCAACCGGTGGCGTTAAAGCCTTGCTGTGGCTCATAGGAGTGCTCGTTGTATCGGAGTTATCAGTGCAACCGCCGATCAGTGCCGAGGTAACAATGGCGGCGAACAGTGACGTTTTATGAGTGAGGTTCATAGATCCAATCCTGAGTATTTAATCTATAACGCACAACGCCGCCCGATCCTCAATGAATGCTGCCAGGCCCTAAAACGTTAACCCGCGACTTCTGTGGTGCGGATACGTTTGCTGCCCGCCTTGATGGGCCCTTGTTTCAGAGCGTTGCGTCGTTGGTTACGCTGGTCGATGGCGTTTTTTAAAGCAATTAAAAAACCGGTCACCAGAAAGGCTCCCGGTGGCAATATGGCCACCAAAAAACTGTAGTCCTGGGGCAGCAGGCGAATGGTCCAGCTTTCAGCTGTTGGGCCAAACAACAACTGCATGTCCGCAAACAGAGTACCGCTGCCCAGCAGTTCACGCAGTGCACCAATGGCCAGCAACACCAGGGCGAAGCCAGCGCCCATCATCAAACCATCCAGGGCTGAGGCCCAGACACCATTTTTGCTGGCAAAGGCTTCTGCTCGGCCCAGAATCGCGCAGTTGGTAACGATCAGTGGGATAAAGATGCCCAACACCGTGTACAACTCGAAGGTGTAGGCTTTCATCAGCAGTTCGGTACAGGTGGTAAAGGTGGCAATGACCATCACAAACGCGGGCAAGCGCACGGCGTCGGATACCTGATGGCGAATCAGTGAGACCACCACATTGGAACCCACCAGTACCAGCAGTGTGGCCAGCCCCAACCCCAGCGCATTGACCACCGAACCGGTCACCGCCAGCAGAGGGCACAACCCCAGCAATTGAACCAGTGCCGGGTTGTTTTTCCACAAACCGTTGACCACCAGTTCCCGGTAGCTGCTGCTATCACTCATGGGGTTTCTCCGCTGTTGCTGGGAAGGGCTTTGACGGACTGACTGGCCTTCAGCAGTTGCTCTTTATGTTGTTCAAAATACTGCAGCGCTTTTTTCACCTGATTGATCACCGCTCTCGGGGTAATAGTGGCTCCGGTAAACTGGTCGAATTCACCGCCGTCTTTTTTCACTGCCCAGTTGCCAGCGTCTGGATCGTTCAGGGATTTGCCGTTGAAAGCCAACACCCAATCGCTTTTCTTTAGCTCCACTTTGTCACCCAGCCCGGGGGTTTCCCGGTGCTCGGTAATACGAATGCCTGCCACAGTGCCGTCTACGCGGATGCCGATAATCATATGAATATCACCACTGTAACCGTCTTTAGCCACTGCGGGCATAATCAATGCGTTTACCTGGCCATTGGCTTCGCGACCAATGTGTATATTGCCGCCTCGGTCTAACCCCAGGGTTTCCCGCTGTTGTTTTGGAATTGGCACAACATCCATCAACAAATCGTTGCTGTGTTGCTCCAGTGGCAAAATTTCCAACAGTGCTTTTTGCTCAGCCTGGCGCTGAGCGTCGGCAATTTTATCCGCTGTGGCCAGGTACGTGGTGGCCAATAAAGTGCCTGTTACCAGTGCAACGGCACCCAGAATCAGGCTGTTTTTGCGAATGGAGTCGCGCTCTTGAAACATAATAGCGCTACTCCTGCTGCTCGGTGGCCCGGCGGCGGCGCTCATGGCCATAACTGCGGGGCAGGGTGTAGTAATCGATAAACGGAGCCGCAAAGTTCGCAAGCAGTACCGCAAAGGCCACCGCATCCGGGTAGTTGCCCCAGGCGCGAATCACGTAAACCAACAGGCCAATCAGGGCACCGTAAATCAACCGTCCCAAATTACTGGTGGCGGATGTGACCGGATCAGTAACGATAAAAAACGCGCCCAGCATGGTCGCCCCGCTGAGCAAATGCAGGGCGGGTGAGCCGAGGCTGTGGGAGCTGCCGCCGTCGTGAAACAGCAGGGCCATCAGTAGCAGGGTAACCAGCATGGCCACTGGGCCGTGCCAGGTAAAAATGCGCTGCCACAGCAGGAAAATACCGCCTATCAGGAAGCCGATGTTTACCCACTCCCAGCCCACTCCGGCCCAACGGCCTTGGTCAAACAGGGTGTGACTGGCGTAAAACTGTTCCACCATTTGGCCGCTGTTGTGTTTGAACAAATCCAACGGGGTCGCGCCGCTGACACCATCGACAATTGGGCTTCCGGCAAATACCACCGCCAGGCTTTGTTTGAGCCCCGGCAGGTCAATACCTTCTGCCAACAACGGTGCTGGATTCAGCCAGCGGGTCATTTCTACCGGGAATGAGATCAGCAACACCACATAGCCCACCATAGCGGGGTTAAACGGGTTGAAGCCCAGGCCACCGTACAATTGTTTGGCGATGGCAATAGCAAACAGAGTGCCTACCACCACCAGCCACCAGGGGGCGAGGGGAGGCAGTGCCAACGCTAATAGCACCGCAGTGACCAGCGCACTGTAATCCTTTAAATAAAAGCCAACGGGCTTGTGGCGTAGCTTGAGCAACGCCGCTTCCGTGGCCAGCGCGGTGATACTGGCCAGTATCAGATTGATCCATACACCCCAGCCAAAAAATACCGTGAGTGCCACAACGCCGGGCACCGTGGCCAGCAACACCAGCTGCATCACCCGCGCGGTGCTGCGGCCCGTGTGAGCGTGTGGAGAGCTGGCCTGTTGTTGCGATGCGTGCATCATGGTTGTGTGTTTTCCAGTGCCTTTTTGGCGTCGGCAAGTTTTTGTTTGAGGTTGGCCAAGGAGGTGTTGAGGGCGTCCACTTGTACTGGGTCCGTCAGGGACGTCAGCCGCTGTTCTGCTTTGGCAATGCGATTCTGTAGCCGCTCAACCTGCTGCTGAGGCGTTACTGGCGCTTTGGCCGCGCTGCGCGATACCACTTGCTGGGCAGCAGTGATCGTGGCTGGGTCAGAAACCGGTTGCTGGTCTTCAGATCCCAGCTGAGCGATTTCCTGGCGGGCGTCTTGGAGCTTGCTGCGAAACTTGTTGGCGCTGTTTTCCAGAGCCTGACGCAGGTCGTCGTCATCGCAATTGGCCAGCTTTTCCTCGATGCCTGCCAAGCGCTTTTCCAGAGAGGCGACTTTTTTATCCAGAGTTTCCTTGGGCGAGGCCAGTACTTTGGCCATCACTTTCTGTTCCTGCGATGCCCCCTGAGTTTGTTCAAACTCCGCCAATTTTTGCTGAGCTTCGCTCAGCTTCAGGCGAGCACTTTCTATCTGCGCCTGATACCCGGCAATTTGTTCATCGCTCAGTGGTGTGTCATCGCCAGCTGCCAACTTACTTTCCAGCCGTTGCAGGCGGTTTTCAGCACTGTTGACGCTACGCTCCAATTTGGCCCGCTGTTGTTCCGGGCTGGCTTGTTTGGCGGCGACTTTTTGCAATGCGGCCTGCACCACATCACTGGCAGCGTTTTTCGGGGCAGCACCGCCACCTTGTTCGGCGATGGCTGCCTTGGCTTGTTCTGATGCCAGGCGGCGGGCTTCCCGTTTGGCGGCTTTTTCCGCTTCCGCTTGTTGCTTGCGCAGCTTGTTGAATTCAAACCGCTCCCGGGCGCGATCGGATTTGATTTTGTCTCGCGCTGCCTGGCGCAATTCAGACTTGGCTGCCCGGTAGTGCTGCACCAGAGGAATGTGGCTGGGGCATACGTAGGCACAGGCGCCGCATTCAATGCAGTCGAACAGGTTGTGGGCTTGCAAACGCTGATGGTTGCGGGATTGGGCATACCACAACAATTGTTGGGGCAGCAGGCCAGCGGGGCAAGCTTCAGAGCACATGCCACAGCGGATGCAGGGTTGCGCCGGCTGGGGCGGCGGCATTTCTGTGCTGCTGGGGGCCAACAGGCAGTTGGTGGTTTTTACCACCGGGGCTGTCAGGTCGTGCAAGGCAAAACCCATCATCGGCCCGCCCATGACCACCGGTTGGTTGCCTTCGGATTGATAGCCGCAGTGCGCCAGCACTTGCTCAATCGGCGTGCCGATCAGCACCTCCAGATTTTGCGGTTCACGGCAGGCGTCACCGGTCACGGTGGTAATCCGGGAAATCAGTGGTGTGCCTTCCACTACCGCCCGATACACCGCGTGTGCGGTACCGATGTTTTGGCAGACGATGCCAATGTCAGCAGGCAGGCGGCCGTTGGGCAATTCTTTGCCAGTGAGTATCTGGATCAGCTGTTTTTCACCGCCGGACGGGTATTTGGTGGGAAATTCCACCAGCTGGATCGAGGTGTCGGCCAAGTAGGGCTCAAGGACGTCGTAAGCATCCGCTTTGTTGTCCTCAATGCCAATCAGAATACGCTGTGGCTGGCCGAGGATATGGGCCAGTATCTGGATACCCGTCACAATTTGTTGCGGGTAGCTGAGCATCAATTGGTGGTCGGCGGTGATGTACGGCTCGCATTCCGTGGCGTTGATTATCAAGGTATCGATGGTTTGGCCGTTTTCACTGGCAGACAGCTTGATATCTGTTGGGAAACCCGCGCCGCCCATGCCGGCGATACCTGCCTCGCGAATGGTGGTTAGCAGCTGTTTTGGCGACTGGCTGGCGAAATCCGTTGTACCTTGGCGGTCAACCCATTGCTCCTTACCGTCACTGGCAATGATGATGCAGGGTGTAGTCATGCCCGATGGGTGAGCAACCGGTTGCGGGCTTATGGCTGTCACAGTGCCCGATGTGGGGGCGTGTAGAGTCGCGCTGACCCGGCCAGTGGCGGCGGCGATTTTTTGCCCTTTCAGAACGTTGTCGCCCACGGCTACCCTGGGTGTTGCCGGGGCGCCACTGTGTTGGTTCAGGGGGACGATCAATTGCTGTGGCAGGGGCAGGGCGCCAAGGCCCCTTTGCAGGGACTGTTGTTTGTTCTCCGGGGGATGAATGCCGCCGGGAATCTCATAAATTTTAATGATATCCGCGCTGCTCACCCGGTCACCTCACTGGTGGCCATCTGGCCGCGCTTGTCAGTAGCAATGAGGTTGTTGGGCCGCTGCCAGCTCCAGGTGTCGATGGTTTGTGCCACCGGAATCATGTCGATACAGTCCACCGGGCAGGGTTCCACACACAGGTCGCAGCCGGTGCATTCATCGGCAATAACGGTGTGCATCAGTTTTGCCGCGCCCAAAATTGCGTCTACCGGACAGGCCTGAATGCACTTGGTGCAGCCGATGCACTCGTCTTCGCGGATATAGGCGACAGTGGGTATGTCACTGGCTTCGCCGTGTTCCGCATCCAGGGGTATGGCTTCCACCCCCAGCAGATTGGCCAGGGCGTCGATGGTGTCCTGGCCGCCGGGGGGGCAGTGGTTGATGGCTTCGCCGTTGGCGATGGCTTCGGCGTAGGGGCGACAGCCGGGGTGGCCGCACTGGCCGCACTGGGTTTGTGGCAGCAATTCGTCGATCTGGTCGACAATGGGGTCGCCTTCCACCTTGTAACGTACGGCCGCGAAGCCGAGGATGCCGCCGAACAAAATCGCCAGCCCCACCATCGCATAGAGAGCGGCCAGCAGCGGTTCCTGGGCGACAATGTTGTAGAGTCGATCCACGGTTTACACCAGCCCCCCAAAGCCCATAAACGCCAGTGACATCAGCCCGGCGGTAATCATGGCAATGGCGGCGCCTTTAAAGGGGGCGGGCACATCAGCCACCGCCAACCGTTCGCGCATGGCGGTAAACAGAATCAACACCACCGAAAAACCCACTGCCGCACCAAAGCCATAGAGAGCGGATTGGAAAAAGTTGTGGGCTTTGGTGGTGTTTTGCAAGGCTACCCCAAGGACTGCGCAATTGGTGGTGATTAGCGGCAGAAACACCCCCAGGGTGCGGTACAACAACGGGCTGGTTTTTTCGATAAACAGGCGGGTGAATTGCACCACCGCGGCGATCACCATGATAAAGGCGATGGTACGCAGGTACTCGATACCCAAGGGCTCCAGCAAAACAACATTGACAAGGTAACTGGCGATAGAGGCCAGTGTCAGCACAAAGGTGGTAGCTGCGGACATGCCGATGGCGCTTTCCAGCTTATTGGATACCCCCATAAACGGGCAAAGGCCAAGAAACTGCACCAGCACAAAATTGTTCACCAGAATGGTGCTGATGAGTATGACGGCAAATTCTTGCATGTGTGTCCCAGTGTGAACCCGGTGCTCTGAACAACGGCGTATTATCGGCTATGATGGCGTTTCCCGTCTATTGCCTTAAAACCCTAAAAGTTCCATGGAATTACTATGAGCAAGCTCAACCACTACCTATCGATGATCATGTTTATGGCGGCGGTTATGTTGGGGGTTCAGGTGCCGAATTTTGTGGATCAGTACGTCAAACGAGTAGATGCTCATTTGGTGGAAGTAGAGACCAACTTCAGCAAGTATCAAGAGGCGGCGGATGAGTTTCACGATGGCTCAATCGAAGCGCTAATCGACTTATACGATTCTGAAAATAACCCCTCGTTTCAATGGGGTGCTGAGGCCATTCGCAACAGCCACCAGCGTTTACAACGATTTCGTTTGGAACGCAGCAGCTTACAAGCCGGCTTTTGGCAACAACTGAAATTTGTGGCACTGCATGGCGATCGGGAGCTGATTTCAGATACTCAGCGCAATTACTCCCCCAACGTGCCACTAAACGCCAATGCGGCGATTTGCGGATTGGGTGCCGGGGTGTTGGCGGCTATGTTGTATGAGTTGCTGTTGCTGCTGATTAAATTGCCGTTTCGACGCCGCTACCGGCCCATCCCTCAGACCCGGCAGCGGCACACCCACTAGGGCCTGTTCACACTAATTGAATCATCGCTGCTGGGAGCTATTTTTTTGCCCAGCAAGGCAGAAGGAGTGCTGTGTAGTCATTCTACATAAGCGACTGATAACGCAGCTGGACGGACTTCCTGTTTCTAAACCAGGGGCCCCAGCCCTTCGGGTTGCGGCTAAAAAAGCGTCACTCGGTGTTGCTCGTCGCTCATTTGGAGTGACCAAACCACACGACTCGCGCCTTGATTGACGCTTTTTTAGTCACAACAGTGGCGATTCAATTAGTGTGAACAGGCCCTAAGCTGGCGCTGGTTACTGTTCCGCTACCCAGGCATTCACCTGTTGTTCCAGCATTGGCAGAGGCAGGGGGCCGCTGCTTAGTATCAGGTCGTGGAAGCCGCGAATATCGAATTTATCGCCCAGTTGCGCTTTGGCATTTTCTCGCAGTTCGAGAATTTTGAGCATGCCAATTTTGTAGGCCGTGGCCTGGCCGGGGATCACCATATAGCGCTCAATCTCTTTAACCACTTCTTCCTTTGGGTTGGGGCCGTTGTCCAGGAACCATTGGATCGCTTGCTCGCGGGTCCACTTCTTGCTGTGCATGCCGGTATCCACCACCAGCCGGATGGCGCGCATCAGTTCCAGGGTCAGGCGGCCAAAGTCGGAGTAAGGGTCTTCATAAAAGCCCATTTCCTTTGCCAGTAATTCTGTGTACAGCGCCCAGCCTTCCACATAAGCGGTGTAACGGCCCTGCTTGCGGAATTCGGGAATGCCGTCGAGCTCTTGGGCGATGGCAATTTGCATGTGATGGCCCGGCACGGCTTCATGAAACGCCACAGCATCGATCTGATAGTTGGGCATGGCACGCATGTCGTACAGGTTGGTGTAATAGATGCCAGGGCGGGAGCCATCCAGAGACGGCTGCTGGTAAAAAGCAATACCTGCAGTGGCCTCACGGAAAGGCTCTACGGCTTTCACCACCACATCGGCTTTGGGCAAAATGCCAAACTGTTCGCTCAAGCGTGCTTTCATGGCATTGATGGCATCCACACTGCGCTTCAGGAACTGCGCCCGGCCTTCTTCTGTATCGGGGTAGAAGAACTGGTCATCGGTGCGGAAGAAATCAAAAAATGCTTTCAAATCCCCATCGAACCCCACTTTTTGGCGAATCTGATCCATCTCCCCGTGGATGCGCTTCACTTCCGCGAGCCCAAGTTCGTGGATTTCGTCCGCAGTCATATCCGTTGTGGTGTATAGCTTGAGAAGGTAAGCGTAGTACTCATCTCCCTGGGGTAGTTTCCAAATGCCTGTGCGCTCGTCGGCACTGCGTTGCATGGCCCCCACAAAGGCAATCAGTTTGGAGTAGGCGCGGTAAGTGACATTTTTCAGGG belongs to bacterium SCSIO 12696 and includes:
- a CDS encoding DUF962 domain-containing protein; translated protein: MKTQQQWFQQYAESHRDSTNKRIHKIAVPAIYWSIVALLWSVSLFGVNLALVVTIPVLVFYARLSRQVFIRMLLFTLVCWALCALLEYGFGGLWQWALAVFVIAWVAQFIGHHIEGKRPSFLTDLAFLLIGPAWIFLGSPDAETQT
- a CDS encoding DUF1272 domain-containing protein translates to MLKLKPECERCHKSLPPESTEAMICSFECTFCKDCVQGELAGACPNCGGNFQLRPIRPRKLLEKYPPERL
- a CDS encoding alpha/beta hydrolase encodes the protein MKKIFWSIVLCLITFLSCQADKLQVNDVVLYYEVHGNGKPLLLIHGGSGSVDSVRDLIAPLAENHKVIAIDLREHGYSTPSDKSLSYALEGEDIIELIKKLDLGKVDFVGHSDGGIVGLYIAMKNPDMINRLAVVGTNYHFDGLPGGIRDYIAALTEENMSADARQDYLKHSDNMDGFAEFVAELKNLWLTGPVWTEKDLENIQAKTLVAVGDKDFITLEHTISMYRAIKKSELAVIPGSEHSIHKINVPLLNAILVDFFSK
- a CDS encoding S9 family peptidase, whose protein sequence is MNLTHKTSLFAAIVTSALIGGCTDNSDTTSTPMSHSKALTPPVAKQIPYEFVTHGHTRIDKYHWMRDDQRKDPEVLAHLEAENAYQEQVMAHTKPLQDKLYNELVSRIDKDDSSVPVRSNGYWYQREFNGDKDYPIYSRRKDQVDAEHEVLLDVNQLAAEHSFFNLGTFSVSSDNRMLAYSADTLSRRIYDIRFKNLGTDTLLNDKLTGTSGSVVWANDNKTVFYIKKDPVTLLGYQVYRHTLGTPQTDDVLVYEEANNELYIGISKSKDDSTVYIYQDGTNEEAMLVLDANTPKGEFKAFHAMEKNLKYSVQKNGDWYYIHTNWNAENYRLMKVHQQHSGDKNQWQEVVPHNPEVYLESVELFKNHAVLSQKTWGQTQLTVLQLDNGDSLPIRFDEPLYVAEFGNNPELDSDTVRVQYTSLTTPNSTYDINLVSGAKDLKKQQKVLGDFDPSDYRAERLFVSARDGVEVPVSLVYKKSLFKKDGSNPLWQYAYGSYGATIEPEFRSSRLSLLDRGFVYAIVHIRGGKMLGQQWYEQGRMFEKINTFTDYIDVTKALVERGYAASDKVFAQGGSAGGLLMGAVANMAPDLYQGMHAAVPFVDVVTTMLDASIPLTTNEYGEWGNPNNKDSYDYMLSYSPYDQVKAQDYPNLLVTTGLHDSQVQYFEPMKWVAKLRELKTDNNRLLFKTDMEAGHGGASGRFKRLHETALVYAFMFDLIGVDD
- a CDS encoding electron transport complex subunit E is translated as MSDSSSYRELVVNGLWKNNPALVQLLGLCPLLAVTGSVVNALGLGLATLLVLVGSNVVVSLIRHQVSDAVRLPAFVMVIATFTTCTELLMKAYTFELYTVLGIFIPLIVTNCAILGRAEAFASKNGVWASALDGLMMGAGFALVLLAIGALRELLGSGTLFADMQLLFGPTAESWTIRLLPQDYSFLVAILPPGAFLVTGFLIALKNAIDQRNQRRNALKQGPIKAGSKRIRTTEVAG
- the rsxG gene encoding electron transport complex subunit RsxG, with the translated sequence MFQERDSIRKNSLILGAVALVTGTLLATTYLATADKIADAQRQAEQKALLEILPLEQHSNDLLMDVVPIPKQQRETLGLDRGGNIHIGREANGQVNALIMPAVAKDGYSGDIHMIIGIRVDGTVAGIRITEHRETPGLGDKVELKKSDWVLAFNGKSLNDPDAGNWAVKKDGGEFDQFTGATITPRAVINQVKKALQYFEQHKEQLLKASQSVKALPSNSGETP
- the rsxD gene encoding electron transport complex subunit RsxD — translated: MHASQQQASSPHAHTGRSTARVMQLVLLATVPGVVALTVFFGWGVWINLILASITALATEAALLKLRHKPVGFYLKDYSALVTAVLLALALPPLAPWWLVVVGTLFAIAIAKQLYGGLGFNPFNPAMVGYVVLLISFPVEMTRWLNPAPLLAEGIDLPGLKQSLAVVFAGSPIVDGVSGATPLDLFKHNSGQMVEQFYASHTLFDQGRWAGVGWEWVNIGFLIGGIFLLWQRIFTWHGPVAMLVTLLLMALLFHDGGSSHSLGSPALHLLSGATMLGAFFIVTDPVTSATSNLGRLIYGALIGLLVYVIRAWGNYPDAVAFAVLLANFAAPFIDYYTLPRSYGHERRRRATEQQE
- the rsxC gene encoding electron transport complex subunit RsxC translates to MIKIYEIPGGIHPPENKQQSLQRGLGALPLPQQLIVPLNQHSGAPATPRVAVGDNVLKGQKIAAATGRVSATLHAPTSGTVTAISPQPVAHPSGMTTPCIIIASDGKEQWVDRQGTTDFASQSPKQLLTTIREAGIAGMGGAGFPTDIKLSASENGQTIDTLIINATECEPYITADHQLMLSYPQQIVTGIQILAHILGQPQRILIGIEDNKADAYDVLEPYLADTSIQLVEFPTKYPSGGEKQLIQILTGKELPNGRLPADIGIVCQNIGTAHAVYRAVVEGTPLISRITTVTGDACREPQNLEVLIGTPIEQVLAHCGYQSEGNQPVVMGGPMMGFALHDLTAPVVKTTNCLLAPSSTEMPPPQPAQPCIRCGMCSEACPAGLLPQQLLWYAQSRNHQRLQAHNLFDCIECGACAYVCPSHIPLVQHYRAAKSELRQAARDKIKSDRARERFEFNKLRKQQAEAEKAAKREARRLASEQAKAAIAEQGGGAAPKNAASDVVQAALQKVAAKQASPEQQRAKLERSVNSAENRLQRLESKLAAGDDTPLSDEQIAGYQAQIESARLKLSEAQQKLAEFEQTQGASQEQKVMAKVLASPKETLDKKVASLEKRLAGIEEKLANCDDDDLRQALENSANKFRSKLQDARQEIAQLGSEDQQPVSDPATITAAQQVVSRSAAKAPVTPQQQVERLQNRIAKAEQRLTSLTDPVQVDALNTSLANLKQKLADAKKALENTQP
- the rsxB gene encoding electron transport complex subunit RsxB translates to MVGLAILFGGILGFAAVRYKVEGDPIVDQIDELLPQTQCGQCGHPGCRPYAEAIANGEAINHCPPGGQDTIDALANLLGVEAIPLDAEHGEASDIPTVAYIREDECIGCTKCIQACPVDAILGAAKLMHTVIADECTGCDLCVEPCPVDCIDMIPVAQTIDTWSWQRPNNLIATDKRGQMATSEVTG
- the rsxA gene encoding electron transport complex subunit RsxA; this translates as MQEFAVILISTILVNNFVLVQFLGLCPFMGVSNKLESAIGMSAATTFVLTLASIASYLVNVVLLEPLGIEYLRTIAFIMVIAAVVQFTRLFIEKTSPLLYRTLGVFLPLITTNCAVLGVALQNTTKAHNFFQSALYGFGAAVGFSVVLILFTAMRERLAVADVPAPFKGAAIAMITAGLMSLAFMGFGGLV
- a CDS encoding DUF2937 family protein; protein product: MSKLNHYLSMIMFMAAVMLGVQVPNFVDQYVKRVDAHLVEVETNFSKYQEAADEFHDGSIEALIDLYDSENNPSFQWGAEAIRNSHQRLQRFRLERSSLQAGFWQQLKFVALHGDRELISDTQRNYSPNVPLNANAAICGLGAGVLAAMLYELLLLLIKLPFRRRYRPIPQTRQRHTH